A single window of Leclercia adecarboxylata DNA harbors:
- the ychN gene encoding DsrE/F sulfur relay family protein YchN, with protein sequence MQKIVIVANGAAYGSESLFNSLRLAIALREQESELDLRLFLMSDAVTAGLRGQKPAEGYNIQQMLEILTAQNVPVKLCKTCTDGRGISALPLIEGVEIGTLVELAQWTLSADKLLTF encoded by the coding sequence ATGCAGAAGATCGTGATTGTCGCCAACGGCGCGGCCTATGGCAGTGAATCCCTGTTTAACAGCCTGCGGCTGGCGATTGCCTTGCGCGAGCAGGAGAGCGAGCTGGATCTGCGCCTGTTTTTGATGTCCGACGCGGTGACCGCCGGGCTGCGCGGCCAGAAGCCTGCCGAGGGCTATAACATTCAGCAGATGCTGGAGATCCTCACCGCACAAAACGTGCCGGTGAAGCTGTGCAAGACCTGCACCGACGGCCGCGGTATCAGCGCCCTGCCGCTGATTGAGGGGGTGGAAATCGGCACTCTGGTGGAGCTGGCGCAGTGGACACTATCCGCAGATAAACTATTAACTTTCTAA
- a CDS encoding methyl-accepting chemotaxis protein has product MFRSIRARIIAATVGCLIAALLLNTVINFQVTRRDNQQSQRDMLASTSASHSLAIGDWVNSKTAVINSLQNVALSDDPVPMFKQLAQAGGFINVYVGYASKTAKFSNPDGVPADYDPTIRPWYQQAVKEDRAIVTAPYVDTGTKKLVVTFAVPVKENGELKGVLAGDVAMDSVIANVRGIRPTPASSGLLIDSDGTVIAANDPALTLKAFNDVISGVDLNVLKSGKSAEGQFNDATKTFAATPIAGTQWQLIVALDSNDATSGMRTLLKASSLSLVILVLLSAVVVHFVIARLLKRLSDIRDAMHAIANGTNDLSQRLPEKGEDEVAQIAHAFNAFSDKLSVVMVQLRDASASVKNAAQEIAAGNQDLSGRTERAASSLRETASAVEQITASVAQSTESAAIANEQAGKASEAATRGGSVVSQAITTMQSIEAASTKIGDITSVIDGIAFQTNILALNASVEAARAGEQGRGFAVVAGEVRNLASRSAQAAKEIKSLIDSTTDSVATGSRYVHLAGQSMDEIVTSIGSMSGIMREITVATSEQMKGIQEINRAVTHLDSMVQQNAELVVQSAAAASALQGQAGELAETAGHFRI; this is encoded by the coding sequence ATGTTCAGGTCAATTCGCGCTCGTATTATTGCGGCGACGGTCGGATGTCTGATCGCCGCGCTCCTTCTGAACACCGTGATTAATTTCCAGGTCACGCGTCGGGACAATCAACAGTCGCAACGCGACATGCTGGCCAGCACCAGCGCCAGCCACAGCCTGGCGATTGGTGACTGGGTAAACAGCAAAACCGCGGTAATCAACTCTCTGCAGAACGTCGCCCTGAGCGACGATCCGGTGCCGATGTTCAAACAGCTGGCGCAGGCGGGCGGTTTTATCAACGTCTATGTGGGTTATGCCAGCAAAACCGCGAAGTTCTCCAATCCTGACGGCGTACCTGCCGACTACGATCCCACCATACGTCCCTGGTATCAGCAGGCGGTGAAAGAAGATCGCGCCATCGTCACCGCGCCTTATGTCGATACCGGCACCAAAAAGCTGGTGGTCACCTTTGCCGTGCCGGTGAAAGAGAACGGCGAGCTGAAAGGGGTGCTGGCGGGTGACGTAGCGATGGACAGCGTGATCGCCAACGTGCGCGGTATCCGTCCGACCCCGGCCAGCAGCGGGCTGTTGATTGACAGCGACGGGACGGTGATCGCCGCCAACGACCCTGCCCTGACCCTGAAAGCCTTTAACGATGTCATCAGCGGCGTCGATCTGAATGTCCTCAAGAGCGGCAAGAGCGCCGAAGGCCAGTTCAACGACGCGACCAAAACCTTTGCCGCCACCCCGATTGCCGGCACCCAGTGGCAGCTGATTGTCGCCCTCGACAGCAATGATGCCACCTCCGGGATGCGCACCCTGCTGAAGGCCTCCTCCCTGTCGCTGGTGATCCTGGTTCTGCTCAGCGCCGTCGTGGTTCACTTCGTGATTGCCCGTCTGCTTAAACGCCTGTCGGATATTCGCGATGCGATGCACGCCATCGCCAACGGCACCAACGATCTCTCTCAACGTCTGCCGGAGAAAGGCGAGGATGAGGTAGCGCAGATCGCCCATGCCTTTAACGCCTTCAGCGACAAACTTTCGGTGGTAATGGTACAGCTGCGCGACGCCAGCGCCTCGGTGAAAAACGCCGCCCAGGAGATCGCCGCCGGTAACCAGGATCTCTCTGGCCGCACCGAGCGGGCCGCCTCCAGCCTGCGCGAAACCGCCAGCGCCGTGGAGCAGATCACTGCCTCCGTCGCCCAGTCGACCGAATCGGCCGCCATCGCCAACGAGCAGGCGGGCAAAGCCTCCGAGGCAGCAACCCGCGGCGGCAGCGTGGTCTCCCAGGCGATCACCACCATGCAGTCCATCGAAGCCGCCTCGACTAAAATTGGCGATATCACCAGCGTGATCGACGGTATCGCCTTCCAGACCAATATCCTGGCATTGAATGCCTCGGTTGAAGCCGCGCGTGCAGGTGAACAGGGTCGTGGTTTTGCGGTGGTTGCAGGTGAAGTGCGTAATCTCGCCAGCCGCAGCGCCCAGGCGGCAAAAGAGATCAAAAGCCTGATCGACTCCACCACCGACAGCGTGGCGACCGGTTCACGCTATGTGCATCTGGCGGGCCAGAGCATGGATGAGATCGTCACCAGCATCGGCAGTATGTCGGGGATCATGCGGGAGATCACCGTCGCTACCAGCGAGCAGATGAAAGGCATTCAGGAGATCAACCGGGCGGTGACGCATCTGGACAGCATGGTGCAGCAGAACGCCGAACTGGTGGTGCAGTCGGCCGCCGCGGCAAGCGCCCTGCAGGGTCAGGCAGGCGAGCTGGCTGAAACCGCCGGACATTTCCGCATTTAA
- a CDS encoding DUF1883 domain-containing protein produces MALVKASLKLFGGDTVVVRCSERCHIHLMSNKAARKTQADILSVQNRDSAWLTVPYTGTWEVLIDSHSQSLEHSISYVAA; encoded by the coding sequence ATGGCACTGGTAAAAGCAAGTCTGAAGTTGTTTGGCGGGGATACGGTGGTGGTGCGCTGCTCGGAGCGCTGTCATATTCATCTGATGAGTAATAAAGCAGCACGTAAAACGCAGGCGGATATTCTGAGCGTGCAGAACAGGGACAGCGCCTGGCTCACGGTGCCCTACACCGGCACCTGGGAAGTGCTCATCGACAGCCACAGCCAGTCGCTTGAGCACTCCATCAGCTACGTCGCCGCCTGA
- a CDS encoding gamma-glutamylcyclotransferase: MLTRDFLMKADCKTAFGAIEESLLWSAEQRAASLAATLACRPDNGPVWLFGYGSLMWNPALEFVESATGTLPGWHRAFCLRLTAGRGSACQPGRMLALKEGGRTTGVAYRLPDTTLEEELALLWKREMITGCYMPSWCKLELDDGRTVNALVFIMDPRHPLFEADTRAQVIAPLIAAASGPLGTNAQYLFSLDQELTRLGMRDDCLNELVSRVRALLDGTQPDNPLNASFA; the protein is encoded by the coding sequence ATGTTAACGCGTGATTTTCTTATGAAGGCCGACTGTAAAACGGCCTTTGGTGCGATTGAAGAATCGCTTCTGTGGTCAGCCGAACAACGGGCGGCATCGCTGGCAGCAACGCTTGCCTGCCGTCCTGACAACGGTCCGGTGTGGCTCTTCGGCTACGGCTCGCTGATGTGGAACCCGGCGCTGGAGTTTGTCGAATCGGCAACCGGAACCCTGCCGGGCTGGCACCGCGCCTTCTGTCTGCGCCTGACCGCCGGTCGCGGCAGCGCCTGCCAGCCGGGGCGCATGCTTGCACTGAAAGAGGGCGGACGCACCACGGGGGTGGCCTATCGCCTGCCGGATACCACGCTGGAAGAGGAGCTGGCCCTGCTGTGGAAGCGCGAGATGATCACCGGCTGCTATATGCCGAGCTGGTGCAAGCTTGAACTCGATGACGGACGCACCGTCAATGCGCTGGTGTTCATTATGGATCCACGCCATCCGCTGTTTGAAGCCGATACCCGGGCGCAGGTGATTGCCCCGCTGATTGCGGCGGCCAGCGGCCCGCTTGGCACTAACGCGCAGTACCTGTTCTCGCTCGATCAGGAGCTGACCCGGCTGGGCATGCGGGATGACTGTCTGAATGAGCTGGTGTCGCGCGTGCGGGCCTTGCTTGATGGCACCCAGCCCGATAACCCGCTGAATGCGAGCTTCGCCTGA
- the chaB gene encoding putative cation transport regulator ChaB, which produces MPYKSKTDLPDNVQHVLPAHAQDIYKEAFNSAWDQYKDEEDRRGDASREETAHRVAWAAVKNDYEKGDDDKWHKKK; this is translated from the coding sequence ATGCCATACAAATCGAAAACTGATTTACCGGACAATGTTCAGCACGTGCTGCCGGCCCACGCGCAGGATATTTATAAAGAAGCTTTCAACAGCGCCTGGGATCAATACAAGGATGAAGAGGACCGCCGGGGCGATGCCAGTCGGGAGGAGACCGCGCACCGCGTGGCCTGGGCGGCAGTGAAGAATGACTATGAGAAGGGCGATGATGACAAGTGGCACAAGAAGAAATAG
- the chaA gene encoding sodium-potassium/proton antiporter ChaA, with translation MTTAHETVKTRHKETSLIFPVLALAVLLFWGSSQSLPVVIGINVLALVGILSSAFSVVRHADVLAHRLGEPYGSLILSLSVVILEVSLISALMATGDAAPTLMRDTLYSIIMIVTGGLVGFSLLLGGRKFATQYMNLFGIKQYLIALFPLAIIVLVFPMALPGANFTTGQALLVALISAAMYGVFLLIQTKTHQSLFVYEHEDESDDDDPHHGKPSAHSSLWHTVWLIVHLIAVIAVTKMNANPLETLLTELNAPVAFTGFLVALLILSPEGLGALRAVLNNQVQRAMNLFFGSVLATISLTVPVVTLIAFITGNDLVFSLGAPEMIVMVASLLLCQISFSTGRTNVLNGAAHMALFAAYLMTIFA, from the coding sequence ATGACAACCGCACACGAGACGGTGAAAACCCGTCATAAGGAGACCTCTCTCATTTTCCCGGTGCTGGCACTGGCCGTGCTGCTCTTCTGGGGAAGTAGTCAGTCACTGCCAGTGGTTATCGGGATTAATGTCCTGGCACTTGTTGGTATCCTCAGCAGCGCCTTCAGCGTTGTTCGCCATGCCGACGTGCTGGCCCACCGCCTGGGAGAGCCCTACGGCTCGCTGATTTTAAGTCTTTCCGTCGTTATTCTCGAAGTGAGCCTTATTTCCGCACTGATGGCGACCGGTGATGCGGCTCCCACCCTGATGCGTGATACGCTCTACTCCATTATTATGATTGTGACCGGGGGGCTGGTCGGCTTCTCACTGCTGCTGGGCGGACGCAAATTCGCCACCCAGTACATGAATCTGTTTGGTATTAAGCAATATCTGATCGCCCTCTTCCCGCTGGCGATTATCGTGCTGGTATTCCCGATGGCGCTGCCGGGCGCTAACTTCACTACCGGCCAGGCCCTGCTGGTGGCGCTGATTTCTGCGGCGATGTACGGCGTTTTCCTTCTCATTCAGACCAAAACGCACCAGAGCCTGTTCGTGTATGAGCACGAAGACGAGAGCGACGACGACGACCCGCACCACGGCAAGCCGTCCGCACACAGCAGCCTGTGGCATACCGTCTGGCTGATCGTGCATCTGATTGCGGTTATCGCGGTCACCAAGATGAATGCGAACCCGCTCGAAACGCTGCTGACCGAGCTGAACGCGCCGGTAGCCTTTACCGGCTTCCTGGTGGCGCTGTTAATCCTCTCCCCGGAAGGGCTGGGAGCGCTGCGTGCGGTGCTGAACAATCAGGTGCAGCGCGCGATGAACCTGTTCTTTGGGTCGGTACTGGCGACCATCTCCCTGACGGTTCCGGTGGTGACGCTGATTGCCTTCATCACCGGCAATGACCTGGTGTTTAGCCTGGGGGCACCGGAGATGATTGTGATGGTGGCGTCGCTGTTGCTGTGCCAGATTTCGTTTTCAACCGGGCGCACCAATGTGCTCAACGGCGCGGCGCATATGGCGTTGTTTGCGGCCTATCTGATGACGATATTTGCGTGA
- the kdsA gene encoding 3-deoxy-8-phosphooctulonate synthase, whose translation MKQKVVSIGDINVANDLPFVLFGGMNVLESRDLAMRICEHYVTVTQKLGIPYVFKASFDKANRSSIHSYRGPGLEEGMKIFQELKQTFGVKVITDVHEASQAQPVADVVDVIQLPAFLARQTDLVEAMAKTGAVINVKKPQFVSPGQMGNIVDKFIEGGNDQVILCDRGANFGYDNLVVDMLGFSVMKNVSNQSPVIFDVTHALQCRDPFGAASGGRRAQVTELARAGMATGLAGLFIEAHPDPANAKCDGPSALPLDKLEPFLKQIKAIDDLVKNFEELDTSN comes from the coding sequence ATGAAACAAAAAGTGGTTAGCATTGGCGATATCAACGTGGCGAACGACCTGCCGTTCGTGCTGTTCGGCGGCATGAACGTTCTGGAATCCCGCGATCTCGCGATGCGTATCTGCGAACATTACGTGACCGTGACCCAGAAGCTGGGTATCCCGTATGTGTTCAAAGCCTCTTTTGACAAAGCCAACCGCTCCTCTATTCACTCTTACCGTGGCCCCGGCCTGGAAGAGGGGATGAAGATTTTCCAGGAGCTGAAGCAGACTTTTGGCGTGAAAGTGATCACCGACGTGCATGAAGCCAGCCAGGCGCAGCCTGTGGCTGACGTTGTTGACGTGATCCAGCTGCCGGCGTTCCTCGCCCGTCAGACCGACCTGGTTGAAGCGATGGCGAAAACCGGCGCGGTCATCAACGTGAAAAAACCGCAGTTCGTAAGCCCTGGCCAGATGGGGAACATCGTCGACAAGTTTATCGAAGGCGGTAACGATCAGGTGATCCTGTGCGACCGTGGCGCTAACTTCGGTTATGACAACCTGGTGGTCGACATGCTGGGCTTCAGCGTGATGAAGAACGTCTCTAACCAGTCGCCGGTGATCTTCGACGTAACCCACGCTCTGCAGTGCCGCGACCCGTTTGGCGCCGCCTCCGGTGGCCGTCGTGCACAGGTGACCGAACTGGCGCGCGCCGGTATGGCAACCGGTCTGGCGGGTCTGTTTATCGAAGCGCACCCGGATCCAGCCAACGCGAAATGCGACGGCCCATCCGCACTGCCGCTGGATAAGCTGGAGCCGTTCCTGAAACAGATCAAAGCGATTGACGACCTGGTTAAGAACTTTGAAGAGCTGGATACCAGCAACTAA
- the sirB1 gene encoding invasion regulator SirB1 — MESLADFEFNKVPLCDGMIKVSEMIRDDFISQYVYDELENLVSLAREEISQARPQDWQLEKLIELFYGEWGFSDTRGVYRLSDALWLDQVLKNRQGSAVSLGAILLWVAHRLDIPLVPVIFPTQMLLRAEWLDGEMWLINPFNGDTLDDHTLDVWLKGNISPMAELYNEDLDEADNAEVVRKLLDTLKSALMEERQMELALRASEVLLQFNPEDPYEIRDRGLIYVQLECDHVALTDLSYFVEQCPEDPISEMIRAQINSIAHKQITLH; from the coding sequence ATGGAGTCCTTGGCCGATTTCGAATTTAACAAAGTGCCGTTGTGCGATGGAATGATCAAAGTATCAGAGATGATCCGTGATGATTTCATTTCACAATACGTCTACGACGAGCTGGAGAATCTGGTGAGTCTGGCGCGTGAAGAGATAAGTCAGGCGCGCCCGCAGGACTGGCAACTGGAGAAACTGATTGAGCTGTTCTACGGCGAATGGGGCTTTAGCGACACGCGTGGCGTGTATCGCCTCTCCGATGCGCTGTGGCTCGATCAGGTACTGAAAAACCGTCAGGGTAGCGCTGTCTCCCTGGGGGCCATTTTATTATGGGTGGCGCACCGCCTGGATATCCCGCTGGTGCCGGTCATCTTCCCGACGCAGATGCTGCTGCGCGCCGAGTGGCTGGACGGTGAAATGTGGTTAATTAACCCGTTCAACGGCGACACCCTTGACGATCACACGCTGGACGTCTGGCTGAAGGGCAATATCAGCCCGATGGCCGAGCTGTACAATGAAGATCTGGACGAAGCGGATAACGCTGAAGTGGTGCGCAAGCTGCTGGACACCTTAAAATCGGCGCTGATGGAAGAGCGGCAGATGGAGCTGGCGCTGCGTGCCAGCGAGGTGCTGTTGCAGTTTAACCCGGAAGACCCGTATGAGATCCGCGATCGCGGTCTGATCTACGTCCAGCTCGAGTGCGACCACGTCGCGCTGACGGATTTGAGTTATTTCGTTGAGCAGTGCCCGGAAGATCCGATCAGCGAGATGATCCGCGCGCAGATTAATTCCATCGCGCATAAACAGATTACACTGCATTAA
- the sirB2 gene encoding invasion regulator SirB2, with translation MNSFSVLIALHLTAVTLTISFFALRYWWRYSNNQLINARWVRVLPHCIDTVLFVSGAGLMWVTGYLPFTDDGAWLTEKLFGVIIYIVLGFIALGRHRPRSQQVGFIAFLLGLVVLYIIIKLATTRIPLLG, from the coding sequence ATGAATAGCTTCTCCGTGCTGATCGCCCTGCATCTGACCGCCGTCACCCTGACCATCAGCTTTTTCGCGCTGCGTTACTGGTGGCGTTACAGCAATAATCAGCTGATTAACGCCCGCTGGGTGCGGGTGCTGCCGCACTGCATCGACACCGTACTCTTTGTGTCGGGCGCGGGGCTGATGTGGGTGACTGGCTATCTGCCGTTCACCGATGACGGCGCATGGCTGACTGAGAAGCTGTTTGGCGTTATCATCTACATCGTTTTGGGTTTTATTGCGCTGGGACGTCATCGTCCGCGCAGCCAGCAGGTGGGGTTTATCGCCTTTCTGCTGGGGCTGGTGGTGCTGTACATCATCATTAAACTCGCCACCACAAGAATACCGTTACTGGGGTAA
- the prmC gene encoding peptide chain release factor N(5)-glutamine methyltransferase, with protein MDFQHWLQQAISGLAGGESPRRDAEILLEHVTGKARTYILAFGETQLTADQQAQLDDFLARRKAGEPVAHLVGEREFWSLPLYVSAATLIPRPDTECLVEQALARLPATPARILDLGTGTGAIALALASERPDCQVTAVDVMPDAVALAQRNLARLALPNVTVLHSSWFTALDDRQFETIVSNPPYIDEADPHLAEGDVRFEPRSALVAADHGLADLSHIITQSRQHLVTGGWLLLEHGWTQGEAVRALFLQAGFERVETCRDYGGNERLTVGKLP; from the coding sequence ATGGATTTTCAGCACTGGCTACAGCAGGCGATTAGCGGGCTGGCGGGCGGTGAGAGCCCCCGTCGCGATGCGGAGATCCTGCTGGAGCATGTGACGGGCAAAGCACGCACGTATATTCTCGCCTTTGGCGAAACGCAGCTTACTGCCGATCAGCAGGCTCAGCTTGACGACTTCCTGGCCCGCCGCAAGGCCGGCGAGCCTGTGGCCCACCTGGTGGGTGAGCGTGAGTTCTGGTCGCTGCCGCTGTATGTCTCCGCGGCGACTCTGATCCCCCGTCCCGACACCGAGTGTCTGGTGGAGCAGGCACTGGCGAGACTGCCCGCCACGCCCGCGCGCATTCTGGATTTAGGCACCGGCACCGGAGCCATCGCTCTGGCGCTAGCCAGTGAGCGCCCGGATTGTCAGGTCACCGCCGTGGATGTCATGCCCGATGCGGTGGCGCTGGCACAGCGTAATCTTGCGCGTCTGGCGCTGCCAAACGTCACGGTGCTGCACAGCAGCTGGTTCACCGCCCTCGACGATCGGCAGTTTGAGACCATCGTCAGCAACCCGCCCTACATCGATGAAGCCGATCCGCATCTCGCTGAAGGCGATGTGCGCTTCGAGCCGCGCAGCGCGCTGGTCGCTGCCGATCATGGCCTGGCCGATCTCAGCCATATCATTACTCAGTCCCGTCAGCATCTGGTGACCGGCGGCTGGCTTCTGCTGGAACACGGCTGGACGCAGGGCGAAGCGGTGCGGGCACTCTTCCTGCAGGCCGGTTTTGAACGCGTCGAAACCTGTCGCGATTATGGCGGCAATGAGCGTCTGACCGTGGGCAAACTGCCATGA
- the prfA gene encoding peptide chain release factor 1, with the protein MKPSIVAKLEALHERHEEVQALLGDAATIADQERFRALSREYAQLSDVSKCFTDWQQVQEDIETAQMMLDDPEMREMAQEELQDAKVRAEEMEQQLQVLLLPKDPDDERNAFVEVRAGTGGDEAALFAGDLFRMYSRYAESRRWRVEIMSANEGEHGGYKEVIAKISGDGVYGRLKFESGGHRVQRVPATESQGRIHTSACTVAVMPELPEAELPDINPADLRIDTFRSSGAGGQHVNTTDSAIRITHLPTGIVVECQDERSQHKNKAKALSVLGARIHAAEMAKRQQAEASTRRNLLGSGDRSDRNRTYNFPQGRVTDHRINLTLYRLDETMEGKLDSLIEPIVQEYQADQLAALAEQD; encoded by the coding sequence ATGAAGCCCTCTATCGTCGCCAAACTGGAAGCATTGCACGAGCGCCATGAAGAAGTTCAGGCGCTGCTTGGCGATGCCGCAACCATTGCCGACCAGGAACGTTTTCGCGCCCTGTCGCGTGAATACGCGCAATTAAGCGATGTTTCAAAATGCTTTACCGACTGGCAACAGGTTCAGGAAGATATCGAAACCGCGCAGATGATGCTCGACGACCCGGAAATGCGCGAGATGGCGCAGGAAGAGTTGCAGGACGCCAAAGTCCGCGCGGAAGAGATGGAGCAACAGCTGCAGGTGCTGCTGCTGCCGAAAGATCCGGACGATGAACGCAACGCCTTTGTCGAAGTCCGCGCCGGAACCGGCGGGGATGAAGCGGCCCTGTTTGCCGGGGATCTGTTCCGCATGTACAGCCGCTATGCCGAATCCCGCCGCTGGCGCGTGGAGATCATGAGCGCCAACGAAGGCGAACATGGCGGCTATAAAGAGGTGATCGCCAAAATCAGCGGTGACGGCGTATACGGTCGCCTGAAGTTTGAATCCGGCGGTCATCGCGTGCAGCGCGTACCGGCCACCGAATCACAGGGGCGTATCCATACCTCCGCCTGCACCGTGGCGGTGATGCCTGAGCTGCCGGAAGCAGAACTGCCGGACATCAACCCGGCGGATCTGCGTATCGACACCTTCCGCTCCTCCGGAGCCGGCGGTCAGCACGTTAACACCACCGATTCCGCGATCCGTATTACCCACCTGCCAACCGGCATTGTGGTTGAGTGCCAGGACGAACGTTCCCAGCACAAAAACAAAGCCAAAGCGCTGTCGGTGCTGGGGGCGCGTATTCATGCGGCAGAGATGGCAAAACGCCAGCAGGCCGAAGCCTCTACCCGTCGCAACCTGCTGGGCAGCGGCGATCGCAGCGATCGCAACCGTACCTACAACTTCCCGCAGGGCCGCGTGACCGATCACCGCATCAACCTGACCCTCTACCGTCTGGATGAGACCATGGAAGGCAAGCTGGATTCCCTGATCGAACCTATCGTGCAGGAGTACCAGGCCGATCAGCTGGCGGCGCTGGCAGAGCAGGATTAA
- the hemA gene encoding glutamyl-tRNA reductase translates to MTLLALGINHKTAPVSLRERVTFSPDTLDQALDSLLAQPMVQGGVVLSTCNRTELYLSVEEQDNLHEALVRWLCEYHNLNEEELRNSLYWHQDNDAVSHLMRVASGLDSLVLGEPQILGQVKKAFADSQKGHLKASELERMFQKSFSVAKRVRTETDIGASAVSVAFAACTLARQIFESLSTVSVLLVGAGETIELVARHLREHKVKKMMIANRTRERAQVLADEVGAEVIALSDIDARLSEADIIISSTASPLPIIGKGMVERALKSRRNQPMLLVDIAVPRDVEPDVGKLANAYLYSVDDLQSIISHNLAQRKAAAVQAETIVEQETSEFMAWLRAQSVSETIREYRGQAEQVRNELTAKAMAALEQGGDPQVIMQELAWKLTNRLIHAPTKSLQQAARDGDDERLNILRDSLGLE, encoded by the coding sequence ATGACCCTTTTAGCACTCGGTATTAACCACAAAACAGCCCCGGTATCACTGCGAGAACGTGTGACGTTTTCGCCGGACACGCTCGACCAGGCGCTGGACAGTCTGCTTGCCCAGCCGATGGTGCAGGGGGGCGTGGTGTTGTCAACGTGCAACCGTACTGAGCTCTATCTCAGCGTTGAAGAGCAGGACAACCTGCACGAAGCGCTGGTCCGCTGGTTATGCGAGTACCACAACCTGAACGAAGAAGAGCTGCGCAACAGCCTGTACTGGCATCAGGATAACGATGCGGTCAGCCATTTGATGCGCGTGGCCAGCGGGCTCGATTCGCTGGTGCTGGGCGAGCCGCAGATCCTCGGTCAGGTGAAAAAAGCCTTTGCCGATTCGCAAAAAGGCCACCTTAAGGCCAGCGAGCTGGAACGCATGTTCCAGAAATCCTTCTCCGTCGCCAAGCGAGTGCGAACCGAAACCGACATTGGCGCCAGTGCCGTTTCGGTTGCTTTCGCCGCCTGTACCCTGGCGCGACAAATCTTTGAATCGCTCTCCACGGTCTCTGTGCTGCTGGTGGGCGCGGGCGAAACCATCGAGCTGGTGGCGCGCCATCTGCGCGAACACAAAGTTAAAAAGATGATGATCGCCAACCGCACCCGCGAACGCGCTCAGGTGCTGGCGGATGAAGTGGGGGCAGAAGTGATCGCCCTCAGCGACATCGACGCCCGTCTGAGCGAAGCGGATATCATCATCAGCTCCACCGCCAGCCCGCTGCCGATCATCGGTAAAGGCATGGTGGAGCGCGCCCTGAAGTCCCGCCGTAATCAGCCAATGCTGCTGGTGGATATCGCCGTTCCGCGCGATGTCGAGCCCGACGTCGGCAAGCTGGCGAATGCCTATCTGTACAGCGTGGACGATCTGCAAAGCATCATTTCGCACAACCTTGCCCAGCGTAAAGCGGCAGCGGTGCAGGCGGAAACGATCGTTGAGCAGGAAACCAGCGAATTTATGGCCTGGCTGCGCGCGCAAAGCGTCAGCGAGACCATTCGCGAGTACCGCGGTCAGGCGGAACAGGTCCGTAATGAACTGACTGCCAAAGCGATGGCGGCCCTCGAGCAGGGCGGCGATCCGCAGGTCATCATGCAGGAACTGGCATGGAAACTGACCAATCGCCTGATCCATGCCCCAACCAAATCACTTCAACAGGCCGCCCGTGACGGGGACGACGAACGCCTGAACATTCTGCGCGACAGCCTCGGGCTGGAATAG
- the lolB gene encoding lipoprotein insertase outer membrane protein LolB produces the protein MTRLIRLLPLAALVLTACSITPPKGPGKSPDSPQWRQHQQEVRTLSQYQTRGAFAYLSDQQKVYARFFWQQTGQDRYRLLLLNPLGSTEMELIAQPGSAQVTDNKGQKYTGTDAEEMIGKLTGMPIPITSLRQWILGLPGDATDYKLDDQYRLSEVNYSQNGKTWKVVYGGYDSNSKPALPSSLELTEGSQRIKLKMDNWIVK, from the coding sequence ATGACCAGACTGATTCGCCTGCTGCCCCTGGCCGCGCTGGTGCTGACCGCATGTTCCATTACGCCGCCTAAAGGGCCAGGTAAAAGCCCGGACTCCCCGCAGTGGCGCCAGCATCAACAGGAAGTGCGCACATTAAGCCAATATCAGACCCGCGGCGCCTTTGCTTATCTGTCGGATCAGCAGAAGGTCTACGCCCGCTTCTTCTGGCAGCAAACCGGCCAGGATCGCTATCGCCTGCTGCTGCTGAACCCGCTTGGCAGCACGGAGATGGAGCTGATTGCCCAGCCTGGCAGCGCCCAGGTCACCGACAATAAAGGGCAGAAATATACCGGTACCGATGCCGAAGAGATGATCGGCAAGCTGACCGGGATGCCGATTCCGATCACCAGCCTGCGCCAGTGGATCCTCGGCCTGCCTGGCGATGCCACCGACTATAAGCTCGACGACCAGTATCGCCTGAGCGAGGTGAACTACAGCCAGAACGGCAAAACCTGGAAAGTGGTGTACGGCGGCTACGACAGCAACAGCAAACCGGCCCTGCCGTCCAGCCTGGAACTGACCGAAGGCAGCCAGCGCATCAAGCTGAAAATGGATAACTGGATTGTCAAATGA